CACGGATCCGTCAGCTTGCCCGCCAATCGGCTCGTGTGAGAAATCCGGGCTAGAGCCCTTCCTGTTCAGACGCGCTGGTGGTCGGCGCGCCAGTCTTCGACGGCCTGCTTTATGGACCTCCGGTCCGCAAGTTCGCCCGCCAGGACCCGGCGGACCAATTCCGCCAGTTCCGCGTCGGAAGCGAAGCGCAAACCGATTAGCTGGTCGGTCGTCAGCTGACCGATTTCGCCCTTTAGCTCGTCCGGCAGAATCCTCTCGAGACGCAGGCGCTCCTCCAGGCGGATCACCCGGTCCTGAACGCCCGTTGAGAAGCGTCGCGCAAAGAGAAGGCCTATCGCCGTACAGGCGGCGACCACGAACAGGGCGAGGGTCCCTGCGCTGAAATCCACGACGAGCAGGTACCCGACGCCTACCGTAGCGGCCGTTGAGAGATAGCACCCCGCGAGGAACAGCACTGGAGGGCGTTTGGCGTGGTTCGCGAAGTTCTGGGACTGGGCCATTACGTTTCCGGATTCGGGTGCGGCATGGTCTCGTGCAATGCAACGTGCGGTTCAGGCAACACCGGAGCAAGCGCCGATCATGCCCCGCTTCGGCGCTGGCGCGCTCCGCCTTGTTGCACCTTCCGCGGGGACTTCGCGCTTCGGCTTTTGGGATCCATTGCGCACCAGGTTCCTGATCGGCGCGGCGCTTGACATGCAGCACAGAATGTGTTATGCGTGGCATCGTTTCGTGAGACGCCCGGGTGAGAGACGCCCGGGTGAGAGACGCCCGGGAAAACCCCATTCTCGGGAGGTCATCATGTCGTTGAAAGGCTCGTTCACCACCGTCCTTCTTGCGCTTGTGCTTCTCGGAGCACTCAGTGCAGCCCCAACTCCGGCGTTTCTGCACAACACGCCGTTTGACTCATTGGGGGCCTCCGAGCTTGCGGCTCGTCCCCCGAAGTGTCCCCCGACTTCCAGTCGCCTGATCGGATATCGATACCGCACTGGCACGTTCTTCTCGGGCTTCTGTGGCTGGATCGACTTCAAAACTATTAGATGCGAGTGGTGCGAGTGTCATTATATGGCCTTTGTGAATGGATATCACTGGACATGGGCTACCGGCGGCGACTCCGGCTGCTCATTGGATTTACCCTTTGGCATTAATTTCTGAACGAGAGAAAACCCTCATGCGTGCTGCGACAAAGTCCAGTTGGCGGTTCTGGGGAGCGTGGATCACCCCCATGCTGGTTGTGTGGCTAGTTCTGTTCTGCACGGGGATCGACACGGGCTCCGGCTCCCTTGATTCGGATTCTTCGTTCTTGTACGAGAGGCGAGCGGTCCAAGGGGCCTCGCGCAGGATCGAGGGATCCGGAGCGGCGGATCCGTTTCAGAACCTCATTGGGCTGGCCCTTGCCCATGACCAACAGAGTTTTTACGCGTTGGACTCCTTCGCCCGGCGGGTCCATCGGATAGGCTTGGACGGAACCGTCCACGCGTCAATGGGAGGAGAGGGATCCGGTCCTGGGGAACTCGCTGGCCCGGTGGCTATCGGCACGGTGGCCGAAGGCGTATGGGTGCTAGACACGGACAATCTCCGGACCACGCTGTTCGGGCCGGATGGCAGAATGCTCAACGCCATTTCACTGGATGCTCCCGCCCTCGGCTTCGCGCCGGTCGGCGGGGATGCGGTGGTGGTTCCGGCGATGG
The Acidobacteriota bacterium genome window above contains:
- a CDS encoding DUF6526 family protein, whose product is MAQSQNFANHAKRPPVLFLAGCYLSTAATVGVGYLLVVDFSAGTLALFVVAACTAIGLLFARRFSTGVQDRVIRLEERLRLERILPDELKGEIGQLTTDQLIGLRFASDAELAELVRRVLAGELADRRSIKQAVEDWRADHQRV